The stretch of DNA aataaagataagattataattatataatgttttaatcaaaataaaataaaaggagtataaaattataaaatacaaaatcgTTAATTTTTCTTCGAAAATGACTTACTACATACTTAAACtatataaaacaataaaataatattattagctaCGTGAAAAAAACTCATTAAGATAATTTAagcaaagttataaaataaaatcattaactttatgttaaaaaaaaattcatgacATACTACGTTTTTTTTTCCTcatattaaaatataattaagtgaaatataaaaatttgaaggtATAAAATTTGGAAtgaatcctcctatatactaagagaataaaattctccaaagTTTTCCTCCAAAAAGGTATCaagctaaataagaaaataaaaatactTCTATTACCATTTCATCAAAATATAACcttttaatcaaataataatattttctttgcaaatataaattataatattttaattaaagaagataaattcactataattttataaactgtaaatttctagatttttgttatgtattattatatatgagagaatgacttgacacattttgtataaaacaaaatattaaaCTGATATAATTAGcttcaacacaaaaaaaaaaaaaaaaaaaaaaaatcattaacatAACTTGAGaaaatttattatttgtaatcattagttttatgttaaagaaaaaaatcattaaacatattttataactttactaaattctcatttttttctcatatcgaAATACGATTAggtatatgaaaaatatgaaaaattaataatgtatcaatttaaaatatttaaataataacttAAAATAAAACCTCTATATATACCGCAAATGTGCGGGATTTATACTATTAAATACCAATAGTATAATTATTACGATTCTCTCAACTCAAACATTGGACAAGGAACACTATTGACGATATAACCGATCTAACGGCAAACTTTCATTGTATTACTTTTGCTTATATTCCTAGAATTTGTAATAAAGCCGCTCATAGGATAGCTAAGCGTGCTATTAATATGTAGGTCTCGTTAACCCGAttgtcaccaaaaaaaaaaaaaaaaaaaaaaaaaaaaaaaaaataccttcTCTAATAtccctatctaaaaaaccgcgcatttgcgcgggatctatacacATTCTGCATTACGAACCTGCACAGTCGCAAGTAGGTTAAGGACTGATATATACTTAAAAGCCTTAAGCTATGTTATTATATGTCCAACTTATATAATTGAAACATCAAAATTTATCCCTACTAGATAAAAATTACAGAGTACTTTGTAACTCTTTATCACCAGGTGACTTGTACAAAATACTTGGCAAATTATTATTCCATTCGTTCTGATTATTGTTTACCTTCCttaattaaaggtaaataaatgattgacaTGGAAATAGTATAAACTACGGAATACTAATAGAAAAAATGCTAGCTTTACATTGGGTAGTTCATGAGTTCATCCCTTCCTTGATGTCAAACTTGACAAAAAAGAAACATTGCAAAATTGTACCAATACTTTCTTGGTTTGATGTAACATGAAATCACCTGAAATTCAATCTGAAATAATtcaaaatcacaatgaaaataaGTTAGTGACATATGAAAATGTCCACTTTGGCATATTGTGGGAGAACTTACTAGTCCTTCTATGAACTTTATCAAGGTCTTTAATATATACTCAATTTACATCACTTTCCAAACACAAATTCATCTAAGACGGACATATCTATCTTAAccttaaagacgggtcaaataagaTCAATAAGACAAAAGAAAAGTTCCTTGAAACTGTCCTATCTAGCCAAGTAGGGCATTACTTGACCGTTTTACTCTTAAGACAGATATACCCGTCTTAAGAGAGACCGATTGTTTTCCAAAAAGCATGTCAAACTGTTCCAATGCAACTATGACTTTGTCCATCTTTCCACTTTATAAAATCCTATTTACAAACTAATTGACCCCATTTACACCACTCTTCACCGTCCATCATTTCTCTCTTTATAAATATGGCAACATGTTCACCATAATTCCTACCATATTATATAATTGACATAACAATATTAATCATGAAATCTTACAACACACTAATTTCTTGTGTTTACATTACCTTACTAATAGTGTCTCATTATGTTAATATATCTCATGGAGAAACTCCTCAAAGATCAACATATATTATCCATATGGACAAGTCTTTCATGCCTAATGTCTTCACAAACCACCGTCATTGGTACACCTCCACCGTCAAATCCCTCAACTCCGGCAACCCCGATGGCTTGCCATTAAATGAACCTACAATTCTTTACACCTATGATAATGCTTTGCATGGGTTTAGTGCAAGGTTGACCCTAAATGAACTTCAAACACTACAAAACCATCCGGCATTTGTCACTGCTTACAAGGAAGCCAAAGCCACACTCGACACCACCCGAACCATCGACTTCCTATCTCTTAACTCTCAAACTGGCCTATGGCCAGCCTCGGACTATGGCCACGACGTGATTATCGGTGTCATTGACACCGGGATTTGGCCTGAGAGCAAGAGCTTCAGCGACGAAGGAATGACCGCAGTGCCATCAAAGTGGAAGGGTGCATGCCAAGGAGGACAAAGTTTTAACTCTTCCTTCTGTAACAACAAACTCATAGGAGCCAACTTTTTCAACAAGGGAATAATAGCTTCAAAGCCTTCACTTAAGCCAAGAGTAATCTCAGCAAGAGATGCAGAAGGACATGGCACCCACACTTCATCCACAGCCGCCGGAAACTATGTTGATGATGTGTCCTCCTTTGGCTACGCCCATGGCACTGCTAGAGGTGTGGCCCCACGTGCCAGGTTGGCTATTTACAAGGCGGTTTGGGAGGGCGGGGAGTCTTACACCTCAGACGTAATAGCTGCTATTGACCAGGCTATATTTGATGGCGTAGATGTCATATCCATGTCTCTAGGTTTTGACCAACTTCCCTTGTATGAAGACCCTGTGGCCATAGGCTCATTTGCTGCAATGGAAAAAGGGATTTTAGTATCCACTTCTGGCGGAAATGCAGGCCCCACCCTAGGTTCGCTCCACAATGACATCCCGTGGGCTTTAACTGTGGGTGCAAGCACCATAGACCGCCAGTTTGCTGGCACTTTATCACTTGGAAATGGTCAAAACATAGTTGGTTGGTCATTATTTCCGGCTAAAGCCGTCATTCAGAACACACCGTTAAAATATGAGCCATCATTAGCCTTTTGTAACTCTTCTACTCAACTAACAAATGCAGCTTCAAACAAGATTGTTATCTGTGATGACATTGGGGCCACCTTTGATCAAATGTACTCGGTTGCCAACTCTAATGTAGCTGCAGCCATATTCATCTCTGATGATCCAGAAAAGAACTTGATAGGCGGGCTCCAATGGCCCGGGGTTCTCATCAACTCTAAACACGGGAAATCGATCGTCAATTATGCCAAAAAAGACAAGAGTAATGCTTCGGGAAGCATGAAGTTTCAGCAAACATTTGTAGGCTCCACATCAGCCCCAGCAGCCGCTTTCTACACCTCGAGAGGGCCGTCCATGAGTTATCCACGAGTGTTGAAACCGGACGTAATTG from Silene latifolia isolate original U9 population chromosome 10, ASM4854445v1, whole genome shotgun sequence encodes:
- the LOC141605842 gene encoding subtilisin-like protease SBT3, coding for MKSYNTLISCVYITLLIVSHYVNISHGETPQRSTYIIHMDKSFMPNVFTNHRHWYTSTVKSLNSGNPDGLPLNEPTILYTYDNALHGFSARLTLNELQTLQNHPAFVTAYKEAKATLDTTRTIDFLSLNSQTGLWPASDYGHDVIIGVIDTGIWPESKSFSDEGMTAVPSKWKGACQGGQSFNSSFCNNKLIGANFFNKGIIASKPSLKPRVISARDAEGHGTHTSSTAAGNYVDDVSSFGYAHGTARGVAPRARLAIYKAVWEGGESYTSDVIAAIDQAIFDGVDVISMSLGFDQLPLYEDPVAIGSFAAMEKGILVSTSGGNAGPTLGSLHNDIPWALTVGASTIDRQFAGTLSLGNGQNIVGWSLFPAKAVIQNTPLKYEPSLAFCNSSTQLTNAASNKIVICDDIGATFDQMYSVANSNVAAAIFISDDPEKNLIGGLQWPGVLINSKHGKSIVNYAKKDKSNASGSMKFQQTFVGSTSAPAAAFYTSRGPSMSYPRVLKPDVIAPGTQVLAAFVPNAEAARIGNSIVLSSDYALMSGTSMACPHASGVAALLKAAHPEWTPAAIRSAMMTTANPLDNTNAPIKDSGNDFKPASPLAMGSGQVDPNRALDPGLIYDATIQDYVNLLCSTNFTKKQILTITRSSQYDCSTPSNDLNYPSFITVYNNKTSVRVQTFHRTVTNVGGGRTSYTALVTAPKGSKVTVRPKKLVFKRQYEKQRYSLTIQYSKNKNQGASFGSLVLMEVGSDQPHSVRSPIVVFPSENF